A single region of the Fimbriimonadaceae bacterium genome encodes:
- a CDS encoding ABC transporter permease, whose protein sequence is MGLWQSFLVALDMLRTHKLRALLTMLGVIIGVFSVTIIVMISNGFQAYMNGQFNQFGADTIYLFFDPGRQRGQSLGSIDGLRMDDVTYLRERIPALDIISPMTDGGKLEASHEGESLDKAALKGVDEYYLEMSNYEITQGRSINKADLENLANVCVIGDETKNRLFKAENPLGKIITFRGLSVEVVGVMKKHSAFGDSNEFDVLVPLSTFQKKWSGDDRVMFISMRPKEGEKVKVVMDRVWEAMMARSNNKRLYRLDSNESVLQVLNGIFGMAGIMLAGIAALSLLVGGIGIMNIMLVSVTERTKEIGLRKAIGARSGTVLSQFLVESATLSLVGGIIGMTFAWIFGQLVQILTASLKFPTEEGLATPFPITAAIGAAIFSAFIGVVFGLYPAYRASRLSPIDALRTE, encoded by the coding sequence ATGGGCTTGTGGCAATCGTTTCTCGTTGCCCTCGACATGCTTCGGACGCATAAGCTGCGTGCGTTGCTCACTATGCTCGGCGTTATCATCGGCGTCTTTTCCGTGACCATCATCGTCATGATCTCGAACGGATTCCAAGCCTACATGAACGGACAGTTCAACCAGTTTGGAGCCGACACCATCTATCTCTTCTTCGATCCCGGCCGACAGCGCGGACAGTCGCTGGGCAGCATTGACGGACTGCGGATGGACGATGTCACCTATTTGCGCGAGCGAATCCCGGCGCTTGATATCATCTCTCCGATGACGGATGGCGGAAAGCTGGAAGCATCTCACGAAGGCGAAAGCCTGGACAAAGCGGCGCTCAAGGGTGTTGACGAGTACTACCTGGAGATGAGCAACTATGAAATCACCCAGGGTCGCTCGATCAACAAAGCCGATCTCGAAAACCTTGCAAACGTCTGTGTCATCGGCGACGAAACCAAGAATCGGCTCTTCAAGGCGGAAAACCCGCTAGGCAAGATCATTACGTTCCGAGGTCTATCGGTAGAAGTCGTTGGCGTGATGAAGAAGCACAGCGCCTTTGGCGACAGCAACGAATTCGATGTCCTCGTGCCGCTGAGCACCTTTCAAAAGAAATGGTCGGGCGATGACCGGGTCATGTTCATCAGCATGCGCCCGAAGGAGGGTGAGAAGGTCAAAGTCGTTATGGATCGAGTTTGGGAGGCGATGATGGCACGCTCAAACAATAAGCGTCTTTACCGCCTCGACTCGAACGAATCGGTTCTTCAAGTTCTCAACGGCATCTTCGGAATGGCTGGCATCATGCTTGCCGGAATCGCGGCGCTTTCACTGCTCGTAGGTGGCATCGGCATCATGAACATCATGCTGGTTTCCGTCACCGAGCGCACCAAGGAGATCGGCCTGCGCAAGGCCATCGGCGCGCGCAGCGGCACCGTCCTCAGCCAGTTCCTCGTCGAATCGGCGACTCTTAGCTTGGTCGGTGGAATTATCGGCATGACCTTCGCGTGGATTTTTGGGCAATTGGTGCAGATCCTCACCGCGTCGTTGAAGTTTCCAACCGAAGAGGGCTTAGCCACGCCCTTCCCCATTACGGCCGCCATCGGGGCTGCTATTTTCTCAGCTTTTATCGG
- a CDS encoding efflux RND transporter periplasmic adaptor subunit — translation MKKVAVVLLIVVVVICGIGGYMVKTMGAAQKAAAEAKKGVIKVERGEILRKVVETGTADAVKAVEVRSRATGRLLKMYVQEGDIVKQGQLIAEIDPQETQLRVDQDNATLSGARSSIARQDIEIEQRRITAKAAYDTAVARLAQLQNELVAQPKLTSAAIRQAKANLDSAKQGHDLLLKSTQPNARTEAQRALTEAKATFDTSEQEYKRIEELVKLGYVAGQRLDTARQEIAIARVRLRSAQDQLDRLDEQQKIERSRSEESIRQAQAEYDRAVVNSIQDVNKKRDVEQAQAEVARAKAGLRDVEAMQQSKKETAANLTRLSSVLQDSQRQLNETKIIAPVDGVVAKRYLEIGDLVTGLSGFSQGTAIFRIEDRDSMRVRLEINEIDTARLKVGMEAIVTVDALPEKTFKGTVKRIAPASTSLAAAGQGGAAASADAVVKYEVEVWLANSDSALRSGMSAKCTMEVLRRDNVLRLPAEYVGKDKEGSFVMLKGTGKDAKPKRTPVQTGASSGAYIEILSGVSEGAEVDRPKFTGPERQGFMQAGGDGE, via the coding sequence ATGAAAAAGGTCGCCGTTGTCCTTCTCATCGTCGTTGTGGTCATCTGTGGAATTGGGGGATACATGGTGAAGACCATGGGCGCAGCCCAAAAAGCAGCGGCTGAAGCGAAGAAGGGAGTCATCAAAGTTGAACGCGGTGAGATCCTCCGCAAGGTCGTCGAAACCGGAACTGCCGATGCCGTGAAGGCTGTGGAGGTCCGCAGCAGGGCTACAGGCCGACTTCTCAAGATGTATGTCCAAGAGGGCGATATCGTCAAGCAAGGCCAGCTCATCGCCGAGATTGACCCCCAAGAGACTCAGCTTCGCGTCGATCAGGACAACGCCACGCTGTCAGGGGCGCGCAGTTCTATCGCCAGACAGGATATTGAGATAGAGCAGCGTCGGATTACGGCAAAGGCGGCCTACGATACCGCTGTTGCTCGCCTTGCTCAACTTCAAAATGAACTTGTTGCCCAGCCCAAACTCACAAGTGCTGCGATCCGACAGGCAAAGGCAAATTTGGACTCGGCGAAGCAGGGCCACGATCTTCTTCTCAAGTCAACTCAACCCAATGCTCGCACAGAAGCCCAGCGGGCGCTCACCGAAGCTAAAGCAACTTTCGACACCTCCGAGCAGGAATACAAGCGCATCGAAGAGCTGGTTAAGCTGGGATACGTTGCCGGACAGCGGCTCGACACAGCCCGCCAAGAGATCGCCATCGCACGGGTACGGCTACGATCTGCTCAGGATCAATTGGACCGCCTCGACGAGCAGCAAAAGATTGAGCGATCTCGATCCGAAGAATCGATCCGGCAAGCGCAGGCCGAATATGACCGCGCAGTGGTCAACAGCATTCAAGATGTCAACAAGAAGCGAGACGTTGAGCAGGCCCAAGCTGAAGTTGCCCGCGCCAAAGCAGGTCTACGTGACGTCGAGGCCATGCAGCAGTCCAAGAAGGAAACGGCAGCCAACCTGACTCGGCTTAGCAGTGTCCTTCAGGATAGCCAGCGTCAGCTTAACGAAACAAAGATTATCGCTCCGGTGGATGGCGTTGTCGCCAAGCGCTATCTTGAGATCGGCGATCTCGTTACGGGCCTCAGCGGGTTCTCCCAAGGAACGGCGATCTTCCGCATCGAAGACCGCGACTCGATGCGAGTCCGCTTGGAGATCAACGAAATCGACACCGCCCGACTCAAGGTCGGAATGGAGGCCATCGTCACTGTTGACGCCCTCCCCGAGAAGACCTTCAAGGGCACCGTCAAGCGTATCGCTCCTGCCAGTACAAGCCTCGCTGCTGCAGGGCAAGGTGGAGCGGCAGCTAGCGCCGATGCGGTGGTGAAGTACGAGGTTGAGGTCTGGCTGGCCAATAGTGACAGCGCGCTCCGATCCGGAATGTCAGCCAAGTGCACGATGGAAGTTCTCCGACGCGATAATGTCCTGCGCCTGCCCGCCGAATACGTTGGCAAGGATAAAGAAGGTTCGTTCGTCATGCTCAAGGGCACAGGCAAAGATGCCAAGCCTAAACGTACTCCGGTGCAAACTGGCGCTTCGAGTGGAGCCTACATCGAGATTTTGAGCGGGGTCTCTGAAGGAGCCGAAGTCGATCGGCCCAAGTTCACTGGTCCAGAACGACAAGGATTTATGCAGGCGGGTGGAGACGGCGAATAA
- a CDS encoding acylphosphatase, whose amino-acid sequence MFVQETALTLGCKGEVWNSRDGAVELVAEHDIEAILNDLTLRLRGGPGRVESVQDLGVVSGLSFEGFEIGPSR is encoded by the coding sequence ATGTTCGTTCAAGAGACGGCATTGACGCTCGGGTGTAAAGGAGAAGTCTGGAACTCTCGTGACGGCGCAGTGGAGCTGGTTGCCGAGCACGATATCGAAGCCATCTTGAACGACCTTACGCTTCGGCTTCGCGGTGGTCCCGGCCGGGTGGAATCGGTGCAGGATCTAGGGGTCGTGAGTGGGTTAAGTTTTGAGGGATTCGAGATTGGGCCGAGTCGATAA
- a CDS encoding peptidase C39 family protein: protein MLTALLTALALNGNGFPQSEGLLLVPARSTQTLYFKEFKTRDYSPDRLSIELEDVALVQWNNIVLSWNVERDTDATIKFEVRPVFWDQRGPYFTLGTWSLKGVRESTNGQSNTFGKVQTDILVLNEAVRKIDIRITSDRPLLAANGHPLIKSLFVSAVDSRTPTPVPQTSEEFISRYMSPESSKPGTALRKGDPIFITSAGPMTFEVTFREAWGKLLLVPQRCQGDYPNGSAICSPTATSMILAYWANKLNRPELDEGVERVCAAVNDPNWPGTGNWPFNTAYAGSFPGMRGLVARLESSATLEQLIAKGIPVACSVSYDLLKGKDKQGKKDGHLVVCVGFTKNGDPIFNDPGKRIVRQTYDRWAFERAWATSNRTTYLIFPESHDSVIRLISNRYSGP, encoded by the coding sequence ATGCTAACAGCCCTGCTCACTGCACTAGCATTGAACGGAAATGGCTTTCCCCAGTCTGAGGGACTTTTGCTCGTTCCAGCGAGGAGTACTCAAACACTGTACTTCAAGGAGTTCAAGACTCGCGATTATTCACCTGACCGGCTTTCTATTGAGCTTGAAGACGTTGCCTTGGTTCAATGGAACAACATTGTTCTGAGCTGGAATGTAGAGCGTGACACCGATGCGACAATCAAGTTTGAGGTCAGACCTGTATTCTGGGATCAGCGCGGCCCTTATTTCACGCTGGGCACATGGAGTTTGAAGGGGGTGCGTGAGAGTACGAACGGCCAATCGAACACTTTCGGCAAAGTGCAAACGGACATCTTGGTGCTTAACGAGGCGGTCAGAAAAATCGACATACGAATCACGTCGGATAGACCTCTCCTCGCTGCAAACGGGCATCCCTTGATCAAGTCTCTATTTGTCAGCGCCGTCGATTCAAGAACACCAACTCCAGTCCCACAGACTTCGGAAGAGTTCATAAGTAGATATATGAGCCCTGAATCGAGCAAGCCGGGAACAGCCCTAAGGAAGGGCGACCCAATTTTCATCACTTCTGCTGGACCTATGACTTTTGAGGTTACTTTTCGGGAAGCATGGGGCAAGCTCCTTCTTGTCCCCCAGCGCTGCCAAGGCGACTACCCCAACGGCAGCGCCATTTGCAGCCCAACTGCAACATCCATGATCCTCGCTTACTGGGCAAATAAGCTGAACCGTCCAGAGTTGGATGAGGGTGTCGAAAGAGTTTGCGCGGCCGTCAACGACCCGAATTGGCCGGGCACCGGAAATTGGCCCTTTAACACTGCTTATGCCGGGAGCTTCCCAGGAATGCGAGGCTTGGTTGCTCGGCTTGAGAGCAGCGCAACCCTTGAACAACTGATCGCCAAAGGCATCCCGGTCGCATGCTCTGTGAGTTACGATCTTCTGAAAGGTAAGGATAAGCAGGGCAAGAAGGACGGACACCTCGTCGTCTGTGTCGGCTTCACAAAGAACGGCGATCCCATTTTCAATGACCCCGGCAAGCGAATCGTGCGCCAAACCTACGACCGTTGGGCGTTCGAGCGAGCATGGGCTACATCGAATCGTACAACTTATCTCATTTTTCCTGAGTCGCATGACTCAGTCATTAGGCTCATCAGTAACAGGTATTCGGGACCCTAG